The Desulfopila inferna region GACGATGACCCAACTCGGGGTCGGGCTGACCAGCAGTTCCTCTATATTGCGCTGAAACTTGGTGCTGAAAAAACTGGATACGGTATTGGTATAGGAGTTGGTGATAATCGACATCATAATGAGGCCGGGGGCGATAAAGGCCATGTAATCGTAACCGCCGATATCGCGCAGCTGAGAACCTATGAAATTACCGAATATGATAAAATAGAGGGTCATGGTAATTACCGGAGGCACCAGGGTCTGTATCCAGATTCGAAATATCCGGATCATCTCCTTTCGGGCAATACTCCCCAGGGAAATCAGATCTTTCTTCATTGCTCTACCATCCCCATGAATAATTCTTCCAGCCTGTTTGATTTATTGCGCATGCTCTCGATGACTATGTTCTGGCGGATAAAGTGTTCGAATATACTATTGACCGACTGCGCTCTGCTCTTGGTGACCTCGATCGTTGTTTCATCAACCATCCTGAAAATCATGTCGTCAAGCGGGGCTATATCTCTCACAGGTTCTCTGGTGTCGAAAATAAAGGTTTCAAAATCAAGTTTCTGCAGCAATTCCCGCTTGCTTGTATTGGATATGAGCTTTCCGTGATTGATAATCCCGATTCTGCTGCAGAGCTGTTCCGCTTCCTCAAGATAATGTGTTGTCAGGATAATGGTGATACCTTCTTTATTTATCTCTTCAAGAAACCGCCACATACCGCGGCGAAGTTCGACATCAACACCGGCTGTGGGTTCATCGAGAATGAGCAGCCTCGGCTCATGAACCAGGCCACGGGCGATCATCAGCCGTCGTTTCATTCCCCCGGAAAGCTCTTGGGCAACGGCATTGCGCTTATCCCAAAGACCGAGTTTCTTCAGATATTTTTCAGCCTTGACCATCGCCTCGCCGCGGGGCATGCCGTAATAGCCGGCTTGCTGGGTGACAATGTCCAGCACCTTCTCGAAAATGGAGAAGTTATATTCCTGCGGCACAACTCCGATAAGGCGCTTGGCCGCCGGGAAATCCTGATCAATATCCACTCCGAAGACTTTGACGGTGCCGCTGCTTTTTATAACAAGAGAGGTGACAATGCCGA contains the following coding sequences:
- a CDS encoding ABC transporter ATP-binding protein; the encoded protein is MNALSITDLHKTYNSGVTALEGVSLDVGEGEFFGLLGPNGAGKTTVIGIVTSLVIKSSGTVKVFGVDIDQDFPAAKRLIGVVPQEYNFSIFEKVLDIVTQQAGYYGMPRGEAMVKAEKYLKKLGLWDKRNAVAQELSGGMKRRLMIARGLVHEPRLLILDEPTAGVDVELRRGMWRFLEEINKEGITIILTTHYLEEAEQLCSRIGIINHGKLISNTSKRELLQKLDFETFIFDTREPVRDIAPLDDMIFRMVDETTIEVTKSRAQSVNSIFEHFIRQNIVIESMRNKSNRLEELFMGMVEQ